The genomic interval ACAACGAAAAACAATTGCATAAACAATTAGAACAACGTAATCAAGAAATTACTGCATTGAAAATGGGCAGTATCGATGACCAAATCGAAGAAATCAACGGTTTAAAAGTATTAGCATTGCAAGTTGATGCAGAGAATGCAAAATCCTTACGTCAAACAATGGATGATTTTAAATCTAAATTACAAGATACAGTGATTATCTTAGCAAGCGATGTTGGTGAGAAAGTCGCATTAGTCGCAACTGTACCTAAAGCAGAAACAGATAAAGTCAAAGCAGGCGATTTAATTAAAAATATGGCACCTGTTGTCGGAGGTAAAGGCGGCGGCCGTCCGGATATGGCTCAAGGCGGCGGCAGCGATCCAAGCAAGATAACAGAGTCATTACAATTCATTAAAAACTATATTAAATCGCTATAACTTCAGCGCACTCTCATGTAGAATGGTATATGTATCAGCCTACTAATGTAGAAGGAGTGTGTAAGAAAATGAACAATTATGATAAAACAATGCGATTTAATCTTGAAGATGTCCCAAAAGAAAATGTTAAATCAGTGTTGACAAATGTATATAATACCTTGAAAGAACGCGGATATGACCCTGTGAATCAAATTGTCGGATATTTATTATCTGGAGATCCTGCTTATATACCGCGTCATAATGAGGCAAGAAATCAAATCAGAAGAATCGACCGCGATGAAATTATGGAAGAACTTGTTTCAAATTACTTGAATGCGTCTAAAGATAATTAATTATGCTATCACATAAAATTATAGGTTTAGATGTAGGCAGTAAAACAGTCGGCGTTGCTGTCAGTGATTTAATGGGTTGGACCGCTCAAGGCTTAGATACACTCCGAATCAATGAAGAAGAAAATGAATTAGGTATTACAAAGTTAGCAGAAATCATAAAAAAAGAAGATGCAGACACTGTTGTAATAGGATTGCCGAAAAACATGAATAATTCTATTGGATTTAGAGGCGAAGCTTCGTTAAAATACAAGGAAGAACTTCTGAAAATGTTACCGGATCTCAAAGTGGTAATGTGGGATGAACGCCTTAGTACCATGGCGGCAGAAAGATCATTATTAGAAGCGGATGTTTCAAGAAGCAAACGTAAGAAAGTAATTGATAAAATGGCTGCTGTGTTTATATTGCAAGGTTATTTAGATTCACTACAATAAACCTGAAAAAGGAGCGTTATTTATGTCTGAAAAAAATAATAATCAAGATGCAGAATTACAAATCAATAACGATGAGGAACTTTTAACATTATACGATGAAGAAGGTAATGAAGTTTTATATCGTAAAGTATTAGAATTTTATCATCCAGAATTCGATAAAGAATATGTGATTTTAGCTGAAGAAGGCGAATCATCAGATGATGATGATATGATTGAATTAATTCCGATGATTAATGTGCCGGATGAAGAAGGCGACGGCGGCAAATTCTTACCAGTCGACACTGAAGAAGAATGGGACATGATTGAAGAAGTCGTTAATACTGAAATGGAATAATACTTTTCAAAAAGACGGAGCACCAAGCTCCGTCTTTTCTTTATACATCAATCCGAACAAGTGTTCTAACCCCCGTAAATTTCGCATTTTTTAACTGCAAGTACGTTATATTTTAACTGAAAAGATAATTTTACAACAATCTGAAGTCAGCACTTAATTTTAAAGCACTTTTATGGTAAAATATGTAAAGTTAAATTATAAGAAAAAGTTTATGAAGTTGGTAACATCTTTAAATCAGTCATAAAGGCTGATTTCTTTTTGTTAATTTTCGATGAAGGAAGCGTATTATGGATAAAAATGAAAATTACTTAATTAATTTATCGCAGAAACATCCGCATGAATTAGAAGCGTTAAGACCTTACGCAGAAAAAAATAATGTTCCGATAATCCATCCTTTGTCGTTGGATATGATTAAACAGTTGATACGAATACATCATAGTGAGCGTATTTTAGAAATTGGAACTGCTATCGGCTATAGCGCAATGCATTTTGCATCTGTCAATCAAGATATTCAAGTTTGGACAATTGAACGAGACGAAACAATGCAAAGTGCCGCTAAAGAAAATTTTGCGCAATACCCTTATGGCTCACAAGTCCATATGATTGAAGGGGATGCAAGAGAGACATTTGAGCGTGTTCAAGATAAAACATTCGATATGATATTTATTGATGCCGCAAAAGCACAATCTCAAAAATTCTTCGAGCTCTATACTCCATTGCTCAGAGAAGGCGGACTCGTCATTATAGATAATATTTTATATCATGATTTTGTAGCTGATATTGACGTGGTCAGAAGTCGCAATGTGAAACAGATGGTAAAGAAAATTCAAAAGTTTAATGCATGGTTAAATGACAATCCACACTTTGAAACAAACTTTTTAGATATAGAAGATGGTTTAGCCATCGCGATAAAAGGAGAGTCAAAATGACAGAATTACTTGTGACACCTAAATCATTATCACATATTGAAGTGTTGATTGAAAAAGGTGCAGATGCCTTTGTAATAGGCGAACAAAAATTCGGCCTGCGTCTTGCCGGTGAGTTTGATCGAAATGCAATGAAAGAAGCAGTACAACTTATTCACGAGAATGGTAAAAAAGCATATGCTGCAGTCAATGGTATTTTCCACAATTACCATTTGAATGCTTTAGAAGATTATATTCAATTCTTACATGATATCAAAGTCGACCGTATTATTTTCGGAGATCCGGCTGTTGTGATGTATGTGAAAGCACAAGAAAATCCTATTCCTTTGAATTGGGATGCAGAAACTATCGTAACAAATTACTTCCAGTGTAATTATTGGGGTAAACGTGGTGCCAAACGTGCAGTGCTTGCACGCGAATTGAGCTTAGAAGAAATTTTAAATATTAAAGCACATGCAGATGTAGAAATTGAAGTACAAGTACATGGTATGACTTGTATGTTCCAATCAAAACGTATGCTGCTCGGTAATTATTATACATTCCAAGACCGTCAAATGAAGATTCAACGCAATCATGAAGATAGTGATAAACAATTACTGCTTTATGATGAAGAACGTGAAAATCAATATCCTGTTTTTGAAGACTATAACGGTACACATATTATGTCTCCGAATGATATTTGTTTGATAGAGGAGCTTGAGCCGTTGTTAGAAGCGGGTATTGACAGTTTAAAAATAGATGGTGTATTACATACAGAAGAATACATCAATGTATGTACTGAACAGTACAGAGAGGCAATTGACTTGTATCAAGAAGACCCTGAAGCTTATGAAGATGAAAAATTCATGCTTGTAGACCCGATTGAAGCAATTCAACCTGAACATAGACCATTTGATGAAGGGTTCTTATTCAAACATACAGTATATTAAGGGAGGCGATGGCTTGATTACACAAGCTGAAAAAGCAGAGTCAAAACCAAAAAGCCAAATGAAAAAACCTGAGCTGCTGGCACCTGCCGGAAACTTAGAAAAATTAAAAATTGCAGTACATTATGGTGCAGACGCTGTGTTCTTGGGCGGCCAAGAATATGGATTGCGTTCAAATGCTGATAATTTTACGATGGAAGAAATTAAAGAAGGCGTAGAATTTGCTGATCGATACGGTGCTAAAATCTATGTCACAACCAATATCATAGCTCATGATGAAAATATGGACGGCTTAGAAGACTATTTAAGAAATCTTGAAGCTACTGGTGCAACAGGTATTATTGTGGCAGACCCATTAATTATTGAAACATGTAAAACCGTAGCACCGAAATTAGAAATCCACCTTTCTACTCAACAATCACTAAGCAACTATAAAGCAATTGAGTATTGGAAAGAAGAAGGATTAGATCGTGTTGTACTTGCTCGTGAAACAGGTGCGATGGAAATGAAAGAAATGAAAGAAAAAGTCGATATTGAAATCGAAGCCTTTATTCATGGTGCAATGTGTATCGCATATTCAGGACGTTGTACATTAAGCAACCATATGACAGCACGGGATTCCAACCGAGGCGGATGTTGTCAAAGCTGTCGTTGGGATTATGATTTATTAGAAGTAGATGAAGATGGAGAACTTGATTTATTTTACAAAGACGAAGAAGTCACACCATTTGCGATGAGCCCTAAAGATTTGAAATTAATTGAATCTATTCCGAATATGATGGATTTAGGCATCGATTCACTCAAAATTGAAGGCCGTATGAAATCTATCCATTACATCGCAACCGTTGTTTCTGTCTATCGTAAAGTGATTGATGCATATGCTGAAGATCCGGAAAACTTCAAAATCAAACCAGAATGGCTGTTTGAACTAGATAAGTGCGCTAACAGAGACACTGCTTCTTCATTCTTTGAAGGCACACCTGGTTATCAACAACAAATGTTCGGCAATGAATCTAATAAAAAATCTCCTTATGATTTCTGCGGTTTAGTCTTAGATTATGATGAAACAACTAAAATAGCGACAATTCAACAACGAAATCACTTTAAACCTGGACAAGAAGTAGAATTTTTCGGTCCAGAAATTGAAGGCTTCAAACAAATCGTTGAGACAATTTATGATGAAGAAGGCAACGAACTAGATGCAGCACGTCATCCGTTGCAAATCGTGCAGTTCAAAGTCGATCATCCGATTTATCCTAACAACATGATGCGAAAGGAAGTATAATCATGAATGCTACAACGATTATCGGAATCGCTGGCGGTTCAGGTTCTGGAAAAACATCTGTTACAAATGAAATTTTGCATAATTTAGAAGGTCACAGTGTTGCATTAATTGCACAAGACTACTATTATAAAGACCAATCCCACTTAACTTTTGAAGAACGGTTGAAAACCAACTATGATCATCCATTCGCTTTCGATAATGATTTATTGATTCAAAATTTAATGGATTTACGAAATGGCATCCCAGTAGAAGTTCCGACATATGATTATGTCAATCACACAAGAAGTGCTGAAACCATTGCATTTCAACCTAAAGATGTTATTATCGTAGAAGGAATATTTGCACTTGAAAACAAAACATTAAGAGATTTAATGGATGTGAAGATTTATGTCGATACAGATGCAGATTTACGTATCTTAAGACGATTAATGCGTGATACAAAAGAACGCGGTCGTTCAATGGAATCGGTAATAGAACAGTATTTAAATGTGGTGCGTCCTATGCACAACCAATTTATCGAACCGACAAAAAGATATGCGGATATTATTATCCCTGAAGGCGGAAGTAATAAAGTCGCAATCGACATAATGACAACTAAAGTCCAATCATTGATTAACAATCAACAGTAACTTTTGAGTAAAGGAAGATGCCAATATGGAAAATCAAAAACAATATCCAATGACACAAGAAGGTTTTGAGAAGTTAGAACAAGAACTAGAAGAATTAAAAACAGTTAAACGACCAGAAGTCGTTGAAAAAATTAAAGTCGCACGTTCTTTCGGTGACCTGTCTGAGAACTCAGAGTATGATGCTGCGAAAGATGAACAAGGATTTATCGAACAAGATATTCAACGTATCGAGCATATGATCAGAAACGCTTTGATTATTGAAGATACAGGAGATAACAATGTTGTACAAATCGGTAAAACTGTTACATTTATTGAAATCCCAGATGGCGACGAAGAAGTGTACCAAATTGTAGGATCTGCTGAAGCAGATGCATTCAACGGTAAAATTTCTAATGAATCACCGATTGCACAAAGTTTAATCGGCAAACATTTAGACGATGAAGTACGTGTGCCGCTTCCAAACGGTGCTGAAATGAAAGTTAAAATCACAAACATTCAATCACAATAAGATAATCAGCATTCTTGAATTTCAAGAAACATAAAAACTGAATGGACATGATAAAGTTGGCGGTACTTTATATGAGATGAAGGCTTATGTGTTTCACAGGTTTTCTCAACTCATCATAAAGCGCCAACTTTTTTTGTGCTTAAAAAGATATGATGAAAATCACGTATTTAAACATAAACAGCTTCATTCGTGGCATTTTAGAAATTATGATAAAATAAGCGTGATACAGATAAGAAAGGGGAAGAAGTCATGATAGGTATTATAGGTGCTATGGAAGAAGAGATTTTAATCTTAAAAGAAAAAATAACAGATCTCGAAGAAATTTCAATTGCACATGCAAAATTTTATAAAGGTTACATCGATAATCAAGAGGTGGTCTTGACACTCAGCGGTATCGGTAAAGTAAATGCTGCACTATCTACAACTTTATTAATCAATACATTCTCTCCAGATGTTATTTTAAACACAGGGTCAGCTGGAGCATTAGATCACTCATTAGAAATCGGTGATGTATTAATCAGTACAGAAGCTACATACCATGATGCTGACGCCACTGCATTTGGTTATGAATTAGGACAAATCCCTAATATGCCTATCGCATATGCTGCAGATGATGATTTAATAACATTAGCCCAATCTGTTGTGGAACAAAAAGAGATGAATGGAAAGCTCGGTTTAATTGTCAGTGGCGACAGCTTCATCGGTGAAGTCAGCCAAAGAGAAACAATTAAAACAAACTTCCCGGATGCAATGGCTGTAGAAATGGAAGCCACTGCTATTGCACAAACATGTTATCAATTTAAAGTGCCGTTTATTATTACAAGAGCAGTATCAGATTTAGCCAATGGCGAAGCGAATATGACATTTGATGAATTTATTGGAGAAGCAGCTAAGTCTTCAAGTGAAATTGTATTAGAAATGTTGAAATCTTTATAAGGATAAGGTGAAATCAGTAATGGGTATTTTAAGTAAACTTTGTATGCCGAATGCTTATGTACAAAATATTCATCAAATTAATTTTGACGAATTAGCACAATCAGGTATCCGCGGTGTAATTACCGATTTAGATAATACACTCGTAGGATGGGATGAAGCAGATCCTACACCTGCTGTCATACATTGGTTTAATAAATTAAATGAATTAAATATTAAAGTAACAGTCGTTTCAAACAACCATCAAAAACGTGTTGCAAGCTTCTGCACACCGTTGAATGTTGATTATATCTTTGAAGCACGAAAACCGATGGGCAAATCATTTAAACGCGCTTGTGAACATATGGGCCTAAAACCAGAAGAAACAGTGGTCATAGGCGATCAAATGATGACAGATGTCATCGGAGGCAATCGTCGCGGCATGTATACCGTTATGGTTGTTCCTGTAAAGAAAACAGACGGTTTTATAACAAAATTCAATCGCTTGATAGAACGCAGATTGTTAAACAGATATAAAAGAAAAGGCTATATTAAATGGGAGGAAAATTGATTGACTGAAACGCTTAAATGTATCGGTTGCGGTGCACCGCTGCAATCAGAAGATCCTAAAAAACCAGGTTATGTTCCAGCACACAGTTTACACAAAGAAGATGTAATCTGCCAACGCTGCTTCAGATTAAAAAATTATAATGAAGTTCAAGATGTCGGTATGGATAGTGATGATTTTTTAGATTTATTAAATAATCTCGCAGATAAAAAAGGACTCGTCGTCAATGTGTGCGATATTTTTGACTTCGAAGGATCTTTCATACACGCTCTAAAACGTATTGTTGGTAATAAAAAAGTGATTTTAGCAGCAAATAAAATTGACTTGCTGCCAAAACAAATCAATAAACGCCGTGTAAAAGAATGGTTGAAAAAAACAGCGAAAAAATATGGATTAGATCCAGAAGCCGTAATTCTACTTTCTGCACAAAAAGGCTATGGAATAAATGAACTGCTGGAAGCTATAGATAAATATCGCAATCATGAAGATGTTTACATTGTCGGTACAACTAATGTCGGAAAATCTACTTTAATTAATAAGTTGATTGAACATAGCGTCGGTGAAAAAGATGTCGTCACAACATCTCGTTTTCCAGGGACAACATTAGATATGATAGATATTCCGCTAGATGACCAAACATTTATGTTTGATACACCCGGTATTATTCAAGAACACCAAATGACACATTATGTTTCGGATAAAGAATTAAAACAAATTATGCCGAATAAAGAAATTAAACAACGTGTTTATCAATTAAATGAAAATCAAACATTATTCTTCGGCGGTTTAGCACGTATCGATTACATTTCAGGCGGTAAGCGTCCGCTTGTATGCTATTTCTCAAATAATTTGAATATACATCGAACAAAAACTGAAAAAGCAGATACATTATGGCAAACACAATTAGGTCATCTTTTAACGCCGCCTAATCAAGCAGATCACTTCGATTTAAATGATATTAAAGCAGTACGACTAGAAACGGGTAAAGAAAAGCGTGACGTGATGATTTCAGGACTTGGATTTATTACAATCGGACCTGGAGCTAAGGTTGTAGTACATGTACCGAAATCTGTTGATGTTGTGCTTAGAAATTCAATCATGTAGGTGATAGATATGAAATTTGCAGTCATCGGCCATCCGATTAAACATTCCTTATCTCCAATTATGCATCAGGCGAACTTTGATGCTTCAGCCCGCACAGATACGTATGAAGCACTCAATATTCCGCCTAAGCATTTCCATTTAATTAAAGAGATTATGGCTGAAAAAGAGATAGATGGATTTAATATTACAATACCGCATAAAGAGCGTATTATTCCATATTTAGATGAGATGGATGCGCATGCTAAAACAATCGGAGCGATTAATACAGTTAAAATTGTTGATGGTAAATGGGTTGGTTATAATACGGATGGCATCGGTTATGTTAAAGGCTTAAAACGCGTCTATCCTCAATTAAAAGATGCACGTATCTTATTGATCGGTGCGGGGGGAGCGAGCAAAGGACTTGCTGCTGCATTGAATGAAATTGCAGAACACTCATTGTCTGTTGCAAATCGTACGATGTCTCGATTCGATAATTGGGATTTAAAGGTAAATACTTTATCATTGCAAGAGGCAGAAAAACAACTTGGTGATTTTGATATTGTGATAAATACAACGCCTGCTGGCATGAGTGATAATCAAGATGTAGTTATTTCTTTAGATCATCTCGCTCCTGATACTTTAGTGAGCGATATTGTCTATATACCGTATAAAACACCAATTTTGAAATTAGCAGAAGCTAAAGGGAATCGTATTTATAATGGTCTTGATATGTTTGTCAATCAAGGGGCTGAAAGTTTTAAAATATGGACGGGTGAAACAGCAGATATAAAAGCGATGAAAACTGCTGTGTTAAAACAATTACAAAGGAGAGATTAAATGTTAACAGGAAAACAAAAAAGATATTTAAGAAGTCAAGCGCATCATGTTACACCGACATTCCAAATTGGGAAATCGGGTTTAAATGATAATATGATTGAGCAATTGAATGAAATATTAGAGAATCGTGAATTGATTAAAATTCATATTCTGCAAAATAATATGGATGATAAAAAAGAATTGGCTGAAGCGGTAAGTGATAAAACAGATAGTGAATTAGTTCAAATCATCGGTTCTATGATTGTCTTATACAAAGAATCGAATGAAAATAAACAAATCGAATTACCATAACATGACTCAATCTGTTGTTTTATATGGAGGCCAATTCAATCCAGTTCATACTGCGCACGCTGTTGTTGCGAGCGAAGTTTATCATACTTTAAAACCTGACCGCTTTTTGTTTTTGCCAAGTTATATGTCGCCTTTAAAAGCACATCGAACTGAGTTGAATACCAGACACCGCATTCATATGTTAGAACTTGCTGCCTCTGAATTA from Staphylococcus condimenti carries:
- a CDS encoding IreB family regulatory phosphoprotein, producing MNNYDKTMRFNLEDVPKENVKSVLTNVYNTLKERGYDPVNQIVGYLLSGDPAYIPRHNEARNQIRRIDRDEIMEELVSNYLNASKDN
- the ruvX gene encoding Holliday junction resolvase RuvX; amino-acid sequence: MLSHKIIGLDVGSKTVGVAVSDLMGWTAQGLDTLRINEEENELGITKLAEIIKKEDADTVVIGLPKNMNNSIGFRGEASLKYKEELLKMLPDLKVVMWDERLSTMAAERSLLEADVSRSKRKKVIDKMAAVFILQGYLDSLQ
- a CDS encoding DUF1292 domain-containing protein encodes the protein MSEKNNNQDAELQINNDEELLTLYDEEGNEVLYRKVLEFYHPEFDKEYVILAEEGESSDDDDMIELIPMINVPDEEGDGGKFLPVDTEEEWDMIEEVVNTEME
- a CDS encoding O-methyltransferase — translated: MDKNENYLINLSQKHPHELEALRPYAEKNNVPIIHPLSLDMIKQLIRIHHSERILEIGTAIGYSAMHFASVNQDIQVWTIERDETMQSAAKENFAQYPYGSQVHMIEGDARETFERVQDKTFDMIFIDAAKAQSQKFFELYTPLLREGGLVIIDNILYHDFVADIDVVRSRNVKQMVKKIQKFNAWLNDNPHFETNFLDIEDGLAIAIKGESK
- a CDS encoding peptidase U32 family protein encodes the protein MTELLVTPKSLSHIEVLIEKGADAFVIGEQKFGLRLAGEFDRNAMKEAVQLIHENGKKAYAAVNGIFHNYHLNALEDYIQFLHDIKVDRIIFGDPAVVMYVKAQENPIPLNWDAETIVTNYFQCNYWGKRGAKRAVLARELSLEEILNIKAHADVEIEVQVHGMTCMFQSKRMLLGNYYTFQDRQMKIQRNHEDSDKQLLLYDEERENQYPVFEDYNGTHIMSPNDICLIEELEPLLEAGIDSLKIDGVLHTEEYINVCTEQYREAIDLYQEDPEAYEDEKFMLVDPIEAIQPEHRPFDEGFLFKHTVY
- a CDS encoding peptidase U32 family protein — its product is MKKPELLAPAGNLEKLKIAVHYGADAVFLGGQEYGLRSNADNFTMEEIKEGVEFADRYGAKIYVTTNIIAHDENMDGLEDYLRNLEATGATGIIVADPLIIETCKTVAPKLEIHLSTQQSLSNYKAIEYWKEEGLDRVVLARETGAMEMKEMKEKVDIEIEAFIHGAMCIAYSGRCTLSNHMTARDSNRGGCCQSCRWDYDLLEVDEDGELDLFYKDEEVTPFAMSPKDLKLIESIPNMMDLGIDSLKIEGRMKSIHYIATVVSVYRKVIDAYAEDPENFKIKPEWLFELDKCANRDTASSFFEGTPGYQQQMFGNESNKKSPYDFCGLVLDYDETTKIATIQQRNHFKPGQEVEFFGPEIEGFKQIVETIYDEEGNELDAARHPLQIVQFKVDHPIYPNNMMRKEV
- the udk gene encoding uridine kinase gives rise to the protein MNATTIIGIAGGSGSGKTSVTNEILHNLEGHSVALIAQDYYYKDQSHLTFEERLKTNYDHPFAFDNDLLIQNLMDLRNGIPVEVPTYDYVNHTRSAETIAFQPKDVIIVEGIFALENKTLRDLMDVKIYVDTDADLRILRRLMRDTKERGRSMESVIEQYLNVVRPMHNQFIEPTKRYADIIIPEGGSNKVAIDIMTTKVQSLINNQQ
- the greA gene encoding transcription elongation factor GreA — translated: MENQKQYPMTQEGFEKLEQELEELKTVKRPEVVEKIKVARSFGDLSENSEYDAAKDEQGFIEQDIQRIEHMIRNALIIEDTGDNNVVQIGKTVTFIEIPDGDEEVYQIVGSAEADAFNGKISNESPIAQSLIGKHLDDEVRVPLPNGAEMKVKITNIQSQ
- the mtnN gene encoding 5'-methylthioadenosine/S-adenosylhomocysteine nucleosidase codes for the protein MIGIIGAMEEEILILKEKITDLEEISIAHAKFYKGYIDNQEVVLTLSGIGKVNAALSTTLLINTFSPDVILNTGSAGALDHSLEIGDVLISTEATYHDADATAFGYELGQIPNMPIAYAADDDLITLAQSVVEQKEMNGKLGLIVSGDSFIGEVSQRETIKTNFPDAMAVEMEATAIAQTCYQFKVPFIITRAVSDLANGEANMTFDEFIGEAAKSSSEIVLEMLKSL
- a CDS encoding YqeG family HAD IIIA-type phosphatase, whose translation is MGILSKLCMPNAYVQNIHQINFDELAQSGIRGVITDLDNTLVGWDEADPTPAVIHWFNKLNELNIKVTVVSNNHQKRVASFCTPLNVDYIFEARKPMGKSFKRACEHMGLKPEETVVIGDQMMTDVIGGNRRGMYTVMVVPVKKTDGFITKFNRLIERRLLNRYKRKGYIKWEEN
- the yqeH gene encoding ribosome biogenesis GTPase YqeH; amino-acid sequence: MTETLKCIGCGAPLQSEDPKKPGYVPAHSLHKEDVICQRCFRLKNYNEVQDVGMDSDDFLDLLNNLADKKGLVVNVCDIFDFEGSFIHALKRIVGNKKVILAANKIDLLPKQINKRRVKEWLKKTAKKYGLDPEAVILLSAQKGYGINELLEAIDKYRNHEDVYIVGTTNVGKSTLINKLIEHSVGEKDVVTTSRFPGTTLDMIDIPLDDQTFMFDTPGIIQEHQMTHYVSDKELKQIMPNKEIKQRVYQLNENQTLFFGGLARIDYISGGKRPLVCYFSNNLNIHRTKTEKADTLWQTQLGHLLTPPNQADHFDLNDIKAVRLETGKEKRDVMISGLGFITIGPGAKVVVHVPKSVDVVLRNSIM
- the aroE gene encoding shikimate dehydrogenase; translated protein: MKFAVIGHPIKHSLSPIMHQANFDASARTDTYEALNIPPKHFHLIKEIMAEKEIDGFNITIPHKERIIPYLDEMDAHAKTIGAINTVKIVDGKWVGYNTDGIGYVKGLKRVYPQLKDARILLIGAGGASKGLAAALNEIAEHSLSVANRTMSRFDNWDLKVNTLSLQEAEKQLGDFDIVINTTPAGMSDNQDVVISLDHLAPDTLVSDIVYIPYKTPILKLAEAKGNRIYNGLDMFVNQGAESFKIWTGETADIKAMKTAVLKQLQRRD
- the yhbY gene encoding ribosome assembly RNA-binding protein YhbY; amino-acid sequence: MLTGKQKRYLRSQAHHVTPTFQIGKSGLNDNMIEQLNEILENRELIKIHILQNNMDDKKELAEAVSDKTDSELVQIIGSMIVLYKESNENKQIELP